A region of Sulfurospirillum tamanense DNA encodes the following proteins:
- a CDS encoding MCP four helix bundle domain-containing protein produces the protein MNLSKQLLAMIGMTVLGLGAIFGISYVKLEQVYHQTNYANVNSIPSIMLLVDTLQDGYRLRLNLWEHISFEEAEKKEGAKKAIETVKGRITTNLKAYEAMLSSDKDKEHLVKNSVAFKNATEVIERVMALSASGQKSVAENLLNENRPVLLAFTRALDAHMRYNQEKANEEAQIAIAEKDKAVLTMLLLFLGVAVACVALGMLIRNNILESVKLMRAGIGE, from the coding sequence ATGAACCTCTCAAAACAACTACTTGCCATGATTGGCATGACTGTTCTTGGCCTTGGCGCCATTTTTGGCATCAGTTATGTAAAATTGGAACAGGTGTATCACCAAACCAATTACGCAAATGTTAATTCCATTCCTAGTATTATGTTACTGGTTGATACACTTCAAGATGGTTACCGCCTACGTCTTAACTTGTGGGAGCACATCTCTTTTGAGGAGGCGGAGAAAAAAGAAGGGGCAAAAAAAGCCATCGAAACCGTCAAAGGGCGTATAACTACAAACCTAAAAGCCTACGAGGCGATGCTCAGTAGTGATAAAGACAAGGAACATTTGGTAAAAAACTCAGTAGCCTTTAAAAACGCTACTGAGGTAATAGAGCGCGTTATGGCACTTTCGGCTTCGGGGCAAAAAAGTGTAGCGGAAAATCTTCTCAACGAAAACAGACCGGTTCTACTTGCTTTTACAAGAGCGCTAGATGCCCATATGCGGTACAATCAAGAAAAAGCAAACGAAGAAGCACAGATTGCCATAGCAGAAAAAGATAAAGCCGTGCTAACGATGTTGTTGTTGTTTTTGGGTGTTGCAGTTGCTTGTGTGGCGTTAGGAATGTTGATTCGTAACAATATCCTTGAGAGCGTAAAGTTAATGCGCGCTGGAATTGGGGAG